Within Sphaerodactylus townsendi isolate TG3544 linkage group LG05, MPM_Stown_v2.3, whole genome shotgun sequence, the genomic segment ctgttTAGATTAAacaccatcgaaagtgatgctgttgggggtggattccagcatcacagcggccacccatggggggcggaGGGCGCAAACTtcagattttacactgggctccattttccctagtttcGCCTTAGGccgaaggggagggcagaagggactgccagctgccagctgggagaccagcTGGTTGGGGAGCGGGGCGGCGGGGAGCGGGGTcagccgtccctggcctcagagagctgcttttataagcactgaggcttggggcgaggcttggggaggtatggccataccccagaggtgggtgggggcgtggccccgcccccgagccccccataaaaaatccatacctatgtccctggcccTGGCAGAGAGGTGAATCCGCTGGTGTGTGACTGTTGCTGCCCTCTCTGACAGTGGAATGTGGTGCTGgatgctgtgccagcatccctgtAGCACTCCAGGAGCATAGCTGGGGGAAGAGTCCCTGGCCCATTCATCCTGTTGCACTGGCAACCAGAACAGCTGACaaaccaccaaaaaggtggcattaaGTTTATTCATTAAAATGCTTTTTGGAATTTTAAGCTTCTCCATGCCACTAGGAAGACTCTTTAGGGGTGGTGCTGCAGCCATGGATGAGCATCCAACCACTTGATTAGGGCTATATGTCTACAAGCCCTTTGTGTAAAAGGTATCCTtaaaacacaaggaggaaacTACATTATTTAAATGACTTTAGATTCACATACCTCTGCGAGTACCTTTCCAAACGTTTTTCTTTCCATGGCATATTTTGTAGCTTCCTCCAAAGCTCTCTGTGCTAGACCTACAGCACCAGCTGCTACCTATGAATTTAATGATAAGCCTAATAAATATACAACTCTACAATTAAAGTTTTAGTAAATCTCACATTTTAGATACTTACTGGAGGCCTAGTTTTATCAAATGCTCCCATGGCAATTTTGAAACCAGATCCTTCACCAATTAGTACATTCTCCTTAGGCACTCTCACATCCTCAAAAACAATCCCTCTTGTATCTGAGCACCGTTGACCCATATTAAGCTCCTGAAAAATGAAATATGTAGTTAGTTATTAAGGCAGCTCAACTACAGTGCAAATCTAAAAGGGCCAATTTTCATTAATCATGCTGAAAAAAGTCATTTGTACCCACAGAACACTAGTTTATGCACAGGACTATAAATATGCAGGTAAAGAAGAAAAGGTAGACTTGGAGGTATATATATTTTCATAGAACTTTTAACAAAGTTGTACCTTGTGACTGCAATTGTGAGGGAATCTATTTCAGTGtctttatttccaaataaatttgCTAAGGACTGCACTAAAAAAACAAAGAAGTGTCACAGTGCTCTGCAAGGGGCAAGCAGAATCAGTACTTGAGGCCTCAATGCTTATTCTCAACAACATATCACTTTAAATAGCTATCGCATCAAATTCTGAATCACAATATCTCAGCTTCACAAATGAAAGCTGGACATGGTTTGTGTTATTATATATCAACAAGAGCTAACTCCTGCTACTGGAGCCAAGATTCAAATATATAGGCATAACATCATCACCTTTCTTCCAATTTGGACTCCTGGGCTATCTGCTTCCACAATAAATCCAGTAAAAGCTTTGTTTGCAGGTGTTTTAGGATCAGGAGTAGTACGAGCTAAGAGAAAATACCTTAATACAAACATAGAAACAAGAGCAAGTTAGCTCActtttcaagcaaaaaaaaatgcttacaGAAAGCTTTTAATTGCTAACTTAACATTTACTGAACAATTTAAATAAAAGAGCCCAACTATTTTTTTAGAAATACCCTGAACAGTGTATTGGTTTTTACAAGTATAGATCTATTTTAACGTGCAATGTAGAAAGTAATGCTAGATTAGTTACAGATACTATACCAGTTAGCCTTGCCACCGTTGGTAATCCACATTTTTTGACCGTTAATTATATACTCATCTCCCTTCTTTTCAGCTTTTGTTTTCAAACCTGCTACATCAGAGCCTGCTCCAGGTTCAGTTACACAGTAGGCCTGGGAGGGAAAACGTTATATATAATGATGAAAAATCAAAGTGTAATACAAATAAATTTAAGCCTACAAAATGATGCACAGTTGATTTTGTGACTACCTATGATAGCTAAAAATCTGGAGTCATGAGGAACCAATATAGAAATTGTTCATGGAAACAGTGGAAAAGGTTTGGTGCACATTTCAGTGAAGTTCATGTATGtgcccatttatttcagtgcacTGACAGCCACACTATATTAAAATAAGCATGAGTACTAGGTTTGTGAAAAAAAACTATATTCTTTAAGAGTTCTTTAAGAGAAAGTGTTTGATAATATAGCTTGGAGTTTCCTGTTAAACACACTTGATAATGCAAAGTGTGGCTCAATATTTTTGAATTGGCTACAAAGTCTCTATGCTACACAACAGGCAAGGATTTTGATAAATAGAATTTTAACCAaaggaataaaaatggaaaaaggcATACATTGAGCATCTTGGGCTTTTGATGTTGTTCTgaaactgattaaaaaataagGGCCAACATTTTGTCCAAAGTCAGCAATATCAAATTGCACAAAGTGAAAACACTCACACACATCATGGGTTCTTCAGTCATTCTCCCCAGatatttcttctgctgctgctcatttCCTGCAATGATGACTGGCATTTGctaaaagaaatgttttatttgtttaatatatAGGAATTAATTTTCTAAGCTAAGTATTATTAAGCAAATAAGAAAATACTCACACCAAGAGAATTTGCTTCAATAGCTGTTTGAACCCCTGTGCACCCATAAGCCAATTCTTCAGTAATAAGGCAGGCATCAAAGATGCCAAGGCCAAGGCCACCTACAATAAagcattaacaaaaataaaaatgtaagccTACAAAAATGTATAGCAACAAATGCAGTTTAGGAATAATCTTATACAGATTGGCTTCAGTGAATTTAGTCCAGAGCCTCTCTGCATAGGATTTGCACTGTTAAGCTTATCTTCTAACAGCAAAGATGACCAAATCTGAGATTATTTAAATCCAGTGATTGCAGCTGAGAACAGACAATACAAATCTTCatgaaaacctgaaaaacaccccAACGGAGGGGCCTCACCCAGatctaatgccatacagtccatcctccaaagcagccattttcttcaggggcaCAGATCtcacttggagatcagctgtaattctgggggatctccaggtccca encodes:
- the ACADM gene encoding medium-chain specific acyl-CoA dehydrogenase, mitochondrial → MAALRLTRVLRGTAAYGWRAQSSHATSPSAKIKSAAGFSFELTEEQKEFQATARKFAREEILPVAAHYDRTGEYPVPLIKRAWELGLINSHIPESCGGLGLGIFDACLITEELAYGCTGVQTAIEANSLGQMPVIIAGNEQQQKKYLGRMTEEPMMCAYCVTEPGAGSDVAGLKTKAEKKGDEYIINGQKMWITNGGKANWYFLLARTTPDPKTPANKAFTGFIVEADSPGVQIGRKELNMGQRCSDTRGIVFEDVRVPKENVLIGEGSGFKIAMGAFDKTRPPVAAGAVGLAQRALEEATKYAMERKTFGKVLAEHQTVSFMLAEMAMKVELARLAYQRAAWEVDAGRRNTYYASIAKGYAGDIANQVASDAVQIFGGNGYNSEYPVEKLMRDAKIYQIYEGTAQIQRLIIAREHIGKYKV